A single window of Paenibacillus sp. FSL H8-0537 DNA harbors:
- the fabF gene encoding beta-ketoacyl-ACP synthase II encodes MNRVVVTGLGVVSPLGIGVETFWEGMLAGKSGIGPIDTFDAANHKTHFAGLVRDFNPEERFGKKEARKLDRFTQFGLAAAEEALADSGLQLEQLDRERLAVYVGSGIGGLQTLQDNEGQLRQRGPGRVSPLLVPMMIANMAAAQISIRLGSLGPTLAPVTACSVGNTAIGEAFRLIRGGWADVVFAGGSEAAVTDIALAGFGNATAISTRNEEPQRASRPFDSGRDGFVMSEGAGIMVLESLEHAQSRGARIYAEVVGYGATSDAYHIVATPPDGDGAYRAMKLALQEAGLAPADVDVISAHATSTEVGDRSEASAIRRLFAADGKQPPAVTATKSMLGHMLGASGGAQAIALAKGLQEGVITPTINYEQPDPACGDLDIVANKARRANIKVGLTNSFGFGGHNAVIAMRKFEG; translated from the coding sequence ATGAACAGAGTTGTTGTAACGGGACTTGGTGTCGTATCGCCATTAGGAATTGGGGTAGAGACGTTTTGGGAAGGAATGCTTGCGGGCAAATCAGGAATTGGCCCTATAGATACATTTGATGCAGCGAACCATAAGACGCATTTCGCCGGTCTGGTGCGGGATTTTAATCCGGAGGAGCGGTTTGGGAAAAAAGAAGCCCGCAAATTGGACCGCTTCACCCAGTTCGGCCTCGCGGCAGCGGAAGAGGCGCTTGCCGATTCGGGCTTGCAGCTGGAGCAGCTGGACCGTGAGCGGCTGGCGGTATATGTCGGCTCTGGCATTGGCGGCCTGCAAACGCTGCAGGATAACGAAGGGCAGCTGCGTCAGCGTGGGCCAGGCCGGGTGAGCCCGCTGCTTGTGCCCATGATGATTGCCAATATGGCAGCTGCGCAAATCAGCATCAGGCTCGGCTCGCTCGGCCCGACGCTTGCGCCCGTTACGGCCTGCTCGGTGGGCAATACCGCCATTGGCGAAGCATTCCGCCTCATTCGCGGCGGCTGGGCGGACGTCGTGTTTGCCGGAGGCTCAGAGGCAGCCGTAACGGATATTGCGCTCGCAGGCTTTGGCAATGCGACCGCGATTTCCACCCGCAACGAGGAGCCGCAGCGGGCAAGCCGACCTTTTGACAGCGGCCGGGATGGCTTCGTCATGTCAGAGGGAGCGGGCATTATGGTGCTGGAATCGCTTGAGCATGCGCAAAGCAGAGGAGCGCGCATTTATGCGGAGGTCGTAGGCTATGGAGCGACCTCGGATGCGTATCATATCGTAGCGACGCCGCCTGACGGAGATGGCGCATACCGGGCAATGAAGCTTGCGCTGCAAGAAGCGGGACTAGCCCCTGCAGATGTGGATGTGATCAGCGCACATGCTACAAGTACTGAGGTTGGTGATCGCTCGGAGGCTTCGGCGATTCGCCGCTTGTTTGCAGCAGATGGCAAGCAGCCGCCAGCCGTCACGGCGACAAAGTCGATGCTGGGCCATATGCTCGGCGCATCGGGAGGGGCACAGGCGATTGCCCTCGCCAAAGGCTTGCAGGAAGGCGTCATTACGCCGACGATCAACTACGAGCAGCCGGACCCGGCTTGCGGAGATTTGGACATCGTAGCGAATAAAGCTCGCCGCGCGAATATAAAGGTGGGCCTCACGAACTCCTTCGGCTTTGGCGGGCATAATGCGGTCATTGCGATGCGAAAATTTGAGGGGTAA
- a CDS encoding gluconokinase — protein sequence MGRELVIGLDLGTTSVKACIFDTHGHLVADVEKMNTFHYPQQGWVEQSAVEIERSAVLAIREAIEKAKVQEGELLALGFSAAMHAILTLDADGKPTSPAIIWADGRSAGQAEAMLAANGEQVYKATGTPIHPMTPLMKLLWMKENNYEPYEQASYFMSIKEYLLYSWFGQRKIDYAMASATGLFNPAKLDWEAELLALTGITAEQLSEIVPPTEILSGLNVDIAAQMGVSADLPFAIGSADGQLSNLGIGAILPGEVAVSVGTSGAIRQLTHQAKVSDSRETFCYSFTKDTYIVGGPTNNGGIALQWLKETLNYEGGYEAFLAEAEKIAPGADSLLFLPYLNGERAPLWNQRAKGNFYGLTMTHERAHLIRAVLEGVTFNLYQIGKALEKLAGAPQKMYVNGGLSRSPLWLQMMADIFDAEIYVSENHHSAAWGAAWTALVAAGHAASFEEIKQHIPMDKPVVPNPETSKRYKEIYAHYEKLAKTMAAFF from the coding sequence ATGGGAAGAGAGCTGGTAATCGGGCTTGATCTGGGGACAACCAGCGTTAAAGCTTGTATTTTTGATACACATGGCCATTTGGTCGCAGATGTTGAGAAAATGAACACCTTTCACTATCCGCAGCAGGGCTGGGTGGAGCAGAGCGCAGTGGAAATCGAGCGCTCGGCGGTGCTCGCTATCAGAGAAGCGATTGAGAAGGCGAAGGTGCAGGAAGGCGAGCTGCTGGCGCTTGGGTTTTCGGCGGCGATGCATGCGATTTTGACGCTGGACGCTGACGGGAAGCCGACTTCTCCGGCGATTATTTGGGCGGATGGAAGAAGCGCAGGCCAAGCAGAAGCGATGCTGGCAGCAAATGGGGAGCAGGTGTATAAGGCAACGGGAACGCCGATTCACCCGATGACGCCGCTCATGAAGCTGCTGTGGATGAAAGAAAATAACTACGAGCCTTATGAGCAGGCGAGCTATTTCATGTCGATTAAGGAATATTTGCTTTACAGCTGGTTTGGCCAGCGCAAAATCGATTATGCAATGGCCTCGGCAACCGGCTTGTTCAATCCGGCGAAGCTGGACTGGGAAGCAGAGCTGCTGGCGCTTACTGGCATTACAGCAGAGCAGCTGTCCGAAATCGTGCCGCCAACGGAAATTCTCTCTGGGCTGAATGTGGATATTGCTGCGCAAATGGGCGTCTCAGCGGACCTGCCCTTCGCGATTGGCTCTGCGGATGGGCAGCTGTCTAACCTCGGCATTGGAGCGATTCTTCCCGGCGAGGTTGCCGTATCTGTTGGGACGAGCGGGGCGATCCGCCAGCTTACGCATCAGGCGAAGGTGAGCGATAGCCGCGAGACATTCTGCTACTCTTTTACGAAGGACACGTATATCGTGGGCGGTCCAACGAACAATGGCGGCATTGCGCTGCAATGGCTGAAGGAGACGCTGAATTATGAGGGCGGATACGAAGCTTTTCTGGCTGAGGCTGAAAAAATTGCTCCCGGCGCGGACAGCCTGCTCTTCTTGCCGTATTTGAACGGCGAACGGGCACCGCTGTGGAACCAGCGGGCGAAGGGCAATTTCTACGGCTTAACGATGACCCATGAGCGGGCACACTTAATTCGCGCGGTGCTGGAGGGCGTAACGTTCAACCTGTATCAGATCGGCAAGGCGCTGGAGAAGCTCGCGGGCGCGCCGCAGAAAATGTATGTGAATGGCGGCCTGTCCCGCTCGCCGCTCTGGCTGCAAATGATGGCGGATATTTTCGATGCGGAAATATACGTCTCGGAAAACCATCACAGCGCCGCATGGGGCGCCGCTTGGACCGCTCTGGTAGCGGCGGGTCATGCGGCCTCCTTTGAGGAAATTAAGCAGCATATTCCGATGGACAAGCCCGTTGTTCCGAACCCGGAGACGAGCAAGCGCTACAAAGAAATTTATGCCCATTATGAAAAGCTGGCGAAAACGATGGCAGCCTTTTTCTAA
- a CDS encoding copper amine oxidase N-terminal domain-containing protein, with protein MKRFRAAFTIIPAISLAASLIVAPLASAALPVNSSNYITAAAAPAAKKITLKINGNSHLTESAPFISQNSVYMPLREVGELLGAMVAWNAAAKTVTMSYPGHLVTLKIGSTEAINNGKKIKLNTPLQVIKGRVYVPLRFFSESIGASVTWKQADNTVGINQKIIYQTGGSMQTGAAWIDPATGSLYTALGKSDIPKLAGKLQIDPELTGYWGLSTKAIGTNGLMVSLLINYGEPGIQYRSHAAYIKDSKLVKQAAAQYYQRYEPNIVAMNNNPLLTDGKTLTLLDSSGATLEEYDLPKLGGKDESYAVLGMGQGYLIIRPNKTGLLTLVDLKTGTATLLYKQFLSAAEQEYAETNDIPYHGDELAFTGETSKGVLSFSYRSALDGKSYTYSYSLNKT; from the coding sequence ATGAAACGTTTTCGCGCCGCTTTTACAATCATTCCAGCAATCAGTCTTGCAGCTTCGCTAATAGTGGCGCCTCTTGCATCAGCAGCGCTTCCAGTGAACAGCAGCAATTACATAACAGCGGCAGCAGCACCAGCCGCCAAGAAAATAACGCTTAAGATTAACGGCAATTCGCATTTGACTGAATCGGCCCCTTTTATATCGCAAAACTCGGTATATATGCCGCTTCGCGAGGTTGGCGAGCTGCTCGGAGCGATGGTCGCATGGAACGCAGCAGCCAAAACCGTAACCATGAGCTATCCGGGACATCTCGTTACGTTAAAGATCGGCTCCACGGAGGCGATCAACAACGGAAAGAAGATCAAGCTGAACACTCCTCTTCAAGTGATTAAGGGCCGTGTATACGTTCCGCTGCGCTTTTTCTCCGAATCCATTGGAGCAAGCGTGACTTGGAAGCAGGCCGACAACACAGTAGGGATTAACCAAAAAATCATTTATCAAACGGGCGGCAGCATGCAGACAGGCGCAGCATGGATCGATCCGGCTACCGGCAGTCTTTATACGGCGCTGGGCAAATCTGATATTCCCAAGCTTGCGGGCAAGCTTCAAATAGATCCGGAGCTTACCGGCTATTGGGGATTGTCGACCAAAGCGATCGGAACAAACGGCCTCATGGTATCCCTTCTCATAAACTACGGGGAGCCCGGCATTCAATACCGCTCCCACGCCGCCTATATTAAAGATAGCAAGCTCGTCAAGCAGGCTGCGGCTCAGTATTATCAGCGCTATGAGCCTAACATTGTGGCGATGAACAATAATCCGCTGCTGACCGATGGCAAAACATTAACGCTGCTGGACAGCAGCGGAGCTACGCTGGAGGAATATGACCTTCCCAAGCTGGGTGGCAAAGATGAATCGTATGCCGTGCTTGGCATGGGCCAAGGCTACCTCATTATTCGTCCTAACAAGACAGGACTGCTCACTTTAGTCGATTTGAAGACGGGCACCGCTACGCTTTTGTATAAGCAGTTCCTGTCCGCTGCCGAGCAAGAGTATGCCGAAACAAACGACATTCCTTACCATGGCGATGAGCTCGCTTTCACTGGCGAAACGTCCAAAGGCGTACTAAGCTTCTCTTATCGCAGCGCTCTCGATGGCAAAAGCTACACCTACAGCTATTCGCTGAATAAAACATAA
- a CDS encoding alpha/beta hydrolase: MTEVALWPDSAYENVEGERPYLVPHLIKSDKPLAAVIVLPGGGYRYRADHEGEPIAKWLNDLGLHAFVLHYRVAPHKHPIPLGDAKRAMRIVRNRAAEFGIDPARIGILGFSAGGHLASTAGTHFDAGDSSSPDPIERASSRPDAMVLCYPVISFGEFRHDGSLVHLLGEDAPEELRRELSSELQVTEQTPPTFLWHCADDGAVPVQNSLMFAAALASKGVPYEMHIYESGGHGIGLAYDHPEAHTWSLCCGNWLKKRGFTEEADIQ, translated from the coding sequence ATGACGGAAGTGGCTTTATGGCCAGATTCAGCTTATGAAAATGTGGAAGGTGAGCGCCCGTATTTAGTGCCTCATCTCATCAAGTCAGACAAGCCTCTAGCGGCAGTTATCGTGCTCCCAGGCGGCGGTTACCGCTATCGCGCCGACCATGAGGGCGAGCCGATTGCCAAGTGGTTGAATGATTTGGGCTTGCATGCATTTGTTCTTCATTACCGTGTAGCTCCGCATAAGCATCCTATTCCGCTTGGTGACGCGAAGCGCGCCATGCGGATTGTCAGAAACCGGGCAGCTGAATTCGGCATTGATCCCGCGCGTATTGGCATACTCGGCTTTTCGGCTGGCGGTCATTTGGCTTCCACAGCCGGCACGCATTTTGATGCCGGAGACAGCAGCAGCCCTGATCCGATCGAACGCGCAAGCAGCCGTCCGGATGCGATGGTTCTGTGTTATCCGGTTATTTCGTTTGGAGAGTTCCGTCACGATGGTTCACTGGTCCATTTGCTTGGTGAGGATGCGCCTGAGGAGCTTCGCAGGGAGCTGTCGAGCGAGCTGCAGGTAACGGAGCAGACACCGCCGACCTTCCTCTGGCATTGCGCAGATGACGGGGCCGTTCCGGTCCAGAACAGCTTAATGTTTGCAGCAGCGCTGGCGAGCAAGGGCGTGCCGTACGAAATGCACATTTATGAGAGCGGCGGACATGGCATTGGTCTTGCTTATGACCATCCTGAAGCGCATACCTGGAGCTTATGCTGCGGCAATTGGCTGAAAAAACGCGGCTTTACGGAAGAAGCAGACATACAATAA
- a CDS encoding SDR family oxidoreductase — translation MSGKIVLVTGANAGMGLASVTELAKAGAEVIMACRSLERGEAARQQALAASGASHIELMACDLGDLASIHAFCEAFKQRYDRLDVLLNNAGVVSLKRELTKDGYECMIGVNHLGHFLLTTSLLELLKQSPQGRVVNVSSGAYKAGKIHFEDINLTRGFSVVKGYAQSKLANILFTKELAKRLAHTKVTVNCLHPGAVGTSLGVNRQTGFGKSMHALLRPFFLTSLQGAQTALYLASSEEGGAVSGHYFYKQKREDVSPKAKDEQAAKRLWEWSEQQASQANRVK, via the coding sequence ATGAGTGGGAAAATCGTACTTGTTACCGGAGCAAATGCGGGCATGGGATTGGCATCAGTTACGGAGCTGGCGAAGGCTGGCGCGGAAGTTATTATGGCTTGCCGCAGCTTGGAGCGAGGGGAGGCCGCACGGCAGCAGGCGCTTGCCGCAAGCGGAGCCTCGCATATTGAGCTGATGGCCTGTGATTTGGGAGATTTAGCGAGCATTCATGCCTTTTGCGAAGCATTCAAGCAGCGGTACGACCGACTGGATGTGCTGCTGAACAATGCTGGCGTTGTATCGCTGAAGCGCGAGCTAACCAAAGATGGTTATGAATGCATGATTGGCGTCAATCATCTGGGACATTTTTTACTGACGACATCGTTGTTGGAGCTGCTGAAGCAATCGCCGCAGGGCAGAGTAGTCAATGTATCCTCGGGCGCGTATAAAGCGGGGAAAATCCATTTTGAGGATATCAATCTGACCCGGGGCTTTAGTGTAGTAAAGGGTTATGCCCAATCGAAGCTGGCCAATATTTTGTTCACCAAGGAGCTGGCTAAGCGGCTGGCGCATACGAAGGTGACGGTTAATTGCCTGCATCCCGGAGCGGTAGGAACGTCGCTGGGCGTCAACCGCCAGACGGGATTCGGCAAAAGCATGCATGCGCTGCTGCGGCCTTTTTTCTTGACTTCGCTGCAGGGCGCGCAGACGGCGCTTTATTTGGCAAGCTCGGAGGAAGGTGGAGCGGTAAGCGGGCACTATTTTTATAAGCAAAAAAGGGAGGACGTGTCTCCAAAAGCCAAGGATGAGCAGGCTGCCAAGCGGCTGTGGGAATGGAGCGAGCAGCAGGCAAGCCAAGCAAATCGTGTGAAATAA
- a CDS encoding transporter substrate-binding domain-containing protein, with protein sequence MFEKATVKSAIALIALFSLMLAGCTKDAPKPERSNPAMLQWLPIIQESGKLVIATTENYPFEYTDEETGEFIGYDVDLALAIADEIGVEIEWKKMPFADLLNALQLGKADMVIASMYITEEREQIVDMSDKYLDSGMAIVRRKGDNSVSSLSDLDGKTIGVKTQASSEREAEALIAQGKKIKIRSYASVAECLEALRSSEVDIVFNDYLKQVSYNQHYPEAQLELAGGAFTKEGFGIAVVKGQTELLQVVNQVIHRLQENGDADVLYSKWLQ encoded by the coding sequence ATGTTTGAGAAAGCCACCGTCAAGTCGGCGATTGCGCTGATTGCACTGTTCAGCCTTATGCTGGCTGGCTGTACGAAGGATGCGCCGAAACCGGAAAGAAGCAATCCGGCCATGCTGCAATGGCTGCCCATCATTCAAGAGTCGGGCAAGCTGGTTATCGCCACAACCGAAAATTACCCGTTTGAATATACGGATGAAGAGACGGGCGAGTTTATAGGATACGATGTGGATTTGGCACTGGCTATTGCAGACGAAATTGGCGTAGAGATTGAATGGAAAAAAATGCCCTTTGCTGACCTGCTTAATGCCCTGCAGCTGGGCAAAGCCGATATGGTTATTGCCAGTATGTATATTACGGAGGAGCGGGAGCAGATCGTCGATATGTCGGATAAATATTTGGATAGCGGCATGGCGATCGTCAGGCGGAAGGGCGACAATTCGGTGAGCTCGCTCAGTGATCTGGATGGCAAAACGATTGGGGTAAAAACGCAAGCAAGCAGCGAGCGGGAAGCAGAAGCGCTGATTGCACAGGGTAAAAAAATTAAAATACGCTCGTATGCTTCGGTGGCGGAATGTTTGGAAGCACTGCGCTCCAGCGAGGTAGATATCGTATTTAACGATTATTTAAAACAGGTCAGCTACAATCAGCATTATCCCGAGGCGCAGCTGGAGCTGGCAGGGGGTGCATTTACCAAAGAAGGATTCGGGATAGCTGTCGTCAAAGGGCAGACCGAATTGCTTCAGGTCGTCAATCAGGTCATACACAGGCTGCAGGAAAATGGCGATGCGGATGTGCTGTACAGCAAATGGCTGCAATAA
- a CDS encoding metallophosphoesterase: MLKPRLIGIIALVLFIFVAINFYMGWNGWLYLSALLPLENPLPYALIVAIISFSYIIGRLLQPVAPLRKIGRVFKLIGSYWFAIMEYGVLLLPPANLIYWLLTKLDIPASTALLAVGSIVVLIMTGIVLRGSWNAWSPIVRTYSITIAKSAGPRKSLRIGMASDIHLGTIVGKRHLGRLANAMERMKPDLILLPGDIIDDDIAPYIDDHMSEVMKRLKAPLGVYAVLGNHEYIGGHIARFIAEMNAVGIRVLQDESVKIDDGFYIIGRKDLSAKRADPVGRQSVKELVAALDASLPLIMMDHQPSDLEQASLQGIDLSLSGHTHRGQMMPNHFFTRRLFELDWGFLQKGQLHAIVSSGFGTWGPPLRIGSRAEIIQLNVEFRP; the protein is encoded by the coding sequence ATGTTGAAACCGCGTTTGATCGGTATAATCGCTTTAGTATTATTCATTTTTGTTGCTATTAATTTTTATATGGGCTGGAATGGGTGGCTGTATTTGTCGGCCTTACTTCCCTTGGAAAACCCGCTGCCTTATGCCTTAATTGTCGCTATTATCTCTTTCTCTTATATCATTGGAAGACTGCTTCAGCCTGTAGCTCCACTGCGCAAAATAGGGCGTGTGTTCAAGCTTATTGGCTCCTACTGGTTCGCGATTATGGAATATGGGGTACTGCTGCTTCCTCCAGCCAATCTGATATACTGGCTGCTGACGAAACTGGATATCCCCGCTTCTACTGCTTTGCTGGCCGTAGGGAGCATAGTCGTTTTGATTATGACGGGGATTGTTCTGCGAGGCAGCTGGAATGCCTGGTCACCGATTGTCCGCACCTATTCCATTACGATTGCCAAGTCGGCCGGACCGCGCAAATCGCTGCGTATCGGCATGGCCTCAGACATTCACCTGGGCACCATCGTCGGCAAACGCCATTTAGGGCGGCTTGCAAATGCTATGGAACGAATGAAGCCGGACCTGATTTTGCTGCCGGGCGACATTATCGATGATGACATTGCCCCTTATATCGATGATCATATGTCGGAGGTTATGAAGCGCCTGAAAGCACCGCTTGGCGTCTATGCCGTTCTTGGCAATCACGAATATATTGGCGGTCACATTGCCCGCTTTATTGCAGAAATGAATGCTGTCGGCATTCGCGTGCTGCAAGACGAGAGCGTGAAGATTGACGACGGCTTTTACATCATCGGACGCAAAGATCTCAGCGCAAAAAGAGCTGATCCAGTTGGCCGCCAATCCGTTAAGGAGCTCGTCGCAGCGCTTGACGCCTCCCTTCCGCTCATTATGATGGATCATCAGCCATCCGATTTGGAGCAGGCTTCGCTGCAAGGCATTGATCTTTCATTGTCCGGCCATACCCATCGCGGTCAAATGATGCCGAACCACTTTTTCACAAGAAGGCTGTTCGAGCTCGACTGGGGTTTTCTGCAAAAAGGACAGCTTCACGCCATCGTCTCCTCCGGCTTCGGCACATGGGGACCGCCGCTTCGCATCGGCAGCCGCGCAGAAATTATTCAGCTAAACGTCGAATTCCGCCCGTAG
- a CDS encoding YnfA family protein, which translates to MQILLFIAAGLAEIGGGYLVWLWLREGKPYWYGIIGSGVLVLYGILPTLQSFPAFGRVYAAYGGVFVAMAVLWGWLVDKRAPDLYDWIGAAVCLVGVSIILWAPRG; encoded by the coding sequence ATGCAAATCTTACTGTTTATTGCAGCCGGGCTTGCAGAAATCGGCGGCGGCTATTTGGTGTGGCTGTGGCTGCGCGAAGGAAAGCCTTATTGGTACGGTATAATTGGCAGTGGAGTCTTGGTGCTTTACGGCATTTTGCCTACGCTGCAATCGTTTCCGGCCTTTGGCAGAGTGTATGCGGCCTATGGCGGCGTGTTCGTCGCGATGGCGGTGCTTTGGGGCTGGCTGGTAGACAAGCGAGCGCCTGATCTTTACGATTGGATTGGCGCCGCCGTATGTCTGGTCGGCGTATCGATTATTTTGTGGGCGCCGCGGGGATAG
- a CDS encoding DNA topoisomerase III, with translation MKSLVLAEKPSVAKEIARVLGCTNKNKSYIEGPKYVVTWALGHLVTLAEPEEYDPKYRTWNLEDLPLLPPKMNLKVMKETSHQFKAVAQLCKRSDIGELIIATDAGREGELVARWIMELVHWRKPFKRLWISSQTDKAIKDGFSRLKPGAEYNHLYASAVCRAEADWLIGLNVTRALTTKYNAQLAAGRVQTPTLAALMDREKEIEQFQSQPFWTVSADMGTFQAVWREQDGHDGRVWGRDEAGAVVARLQGKGAKVDKLRTVEKSELHPGAYDLTELQRDANKRLGFSAKQTSNVLQKLYEQHKIVTYPRTDSRYLSSDIVPTFKSRLESVAVGPYAPFARKLLRGPLTVTKRFVDDSKVSDHHAIIPTEQYVNLSALSAEERKLYDLIVRRFLALFSPAYRYDETSVTLAVGSDKLYAKGRVQKESGWKELYSGGGIGSGGFSDDDDEDDDKARSEADRQPEQQLPAMSMGQTLPIKQARFKELRTLPPARYTEASLLGRMEKHGLGTPATRADIIEKLLGTDTIERRGNQLSPTGKGRQLIEIVVEELRRPELTAQWELELERIALGKGNPAKFMAGIREQASKWVAEVKNETKEYKPHNLTHSRCPECSKHLMEVKGKRGKSLVCPDRECGYRRSAEPALSNKRCPQCRKKMEIHDGKAGKYAQCRPCNVIEMLGDKQGGRINKHQEKKMINQFSDNVSLSSSLADALKAAMGKQEDDK, from the coding sequence ATGAAATCATTAGTGCTCGCGGAAAAGCCAAGCGTGGCAAAGGAAATTGCCCGTGTGCTCGGCTGTACGAACAAAAATAAAAGCTACATAGAAGGTCCTAAATATGTCGTAACCTGGGCACTTGGCCATCTGGTCACTCTCGCCGAGCCGGAGGAATATGATCCGAAATACCGTACCTGGAATTTGGAGGATTTGCCACTGCTGCCTCCTAAAATGAACTTGAAGGTGATGAAGGAAACGTCGCATCAATTCAAGGCGGTAGCGCAGCTGTGCAAGCGTTCCGATATTGGCGAGCTTATCATTGCGACTGATGCCGGGCGTGAGGGCGAGCTGGTTGCCCGCTGGATTATGGAGCTGGTGCATTGGCGCAAGCCGTTTAAGCGGCTCTGGATTTCGTCGCAGACGGATAAGGCGATCAAGGATGGCTTTAGCAGGCTGAAGCCGGGAGCGGAATACAACCATTTGTACGCATCCGCTGTGTGCCGCGCCGAGGCGGACTGGCTAATTGGACTTAATGTCACTCGCGCTTTAACGACCAAATACAATGCGCAGCTGGCGGCTGGACGCGTACAGACGCCGACGCTTGCTGCGCTGATGGATCGGGAGAAGGAAATTGAGCAGTTCCAGTCCCAGCCATTTTGGACGGTATCTGCGGATATGGGCACTTTTCAGGCGGTATGGCGCGAGCAGGATGGCCATGATGGTCGTGTATGGGGCCGGGATGAGGCTGGCGCAGTTGTTGCCCGCTTGCAGGGAAAAGGAGCGAAGGTTGACAAGCTGCGTACCGTTGAAAAGTCGGAGCTGCATCCGGGAGCCTATGATTTGACGGAGCTTCAGCGCGACGCGAACAAGCGGCTGGGCTTCTCGGCGAAGCAGACGTCTAATGTGCTGCAGAAGCTGTATGAGCAGCATAAAATCGTCACTTATCCGCGTACCGACTCGCGTTATCTATCGAGCGATATCGTGCCGACGTTCAAAAGCCGTCTGGAAAGCGTGGCGGTCGGGCCCTATGCGCCTTTTGCCCGCAAGCTGCTGCGCGGCCCGCTAACCGTGACGAAGCGATTCGTTGATGACAGCAAGGTCAGCGATCACCATGCGATTATTCCAACAGAGCAATACGTCAATTTGTCTGCGCTAAGCGCGGAGGAGCGCAAGCTGTATGACTTGATCGTTCGCCGTTTTCTAGCCCTGTTCTCTCCAGCATATCGCTATGATGAGACGAGCGTAACGCTGGCGGTTGGCAGCGACAAGCTGTATGCCAAAGGCCGGGTGCAGAAGGAAAGCGGCTGGAAAGAGCTTTACAGCGGGGGCGGAATCGGCAGCGGAGGCTTCAGTGATGATGACGATGAAGATGATGATAAAGCCCGCAGCGAGGCAGATCGCCAGCCGGAGCAGCAGCTGCCCGCCATGAGCATGGGGCAGACGCTGCCGATTAAGCAAGCTCGCTTCAAGGAGTTGCGGACGCTGCCGCCCGCAAGATATACGGAAGCATCGCTGCTGGGCCGAATGGAGAAGCATGGCTTGGGTACGCCAGCAACGCGTGCGGATATTATTGAGAAGCTGCTCGGAACCGACACGATTGAGCGCCGGGGCAACCAGCTGTCCCCTACAGGGAAAGGGCGACAGCTGATCGAAATTGTCGTTGAGGAGCTGCGCCGGCCGGAGCTTACCGCGCAGTGGGAGCTTGAGCTTGAGCGTATTGCGCTCGGCAAGGGCAACCCAGCGAAATTTATGGCGGGCATTCGCGAGCAGGCGAGCAAATGGGTAGCAGAGGTGAAAAATGAGACCAAGGAATACAAGCCTCATAATCTGACGCATTCGCGCTGCCCGGAATGCAGCAAGCATTTGATGGAAGTGAAGGGCAAGCGGGGCAAGTCGCTCGTGTGTCCGGACCGGGAATGCGGTTATCGCCGCTCGGCTGAGCCGGCGCTGTCCAACAAGCGCTGCCCGCAATGCCGCAAGAAGATGGAAATTCATGATGGCAAAGCGGGGAAATACGCACAGTGCCGTCCATGCAATGTCATTGAAATGCTGGGCGATAAGCAGGGCGGACGAATCAATAAGCATCAGGAGAAAAAAATGATCAATCAATTCAGCGATAATGTGTCGCTGTCAAGCAGCTTGGCGGATGCCCTTAAGGCAGCTATGGGCAAGCAGGAGGACGACAAGTAA